The following are encoded in a window of Streptomyces sp. 11x1 genomic DNA:
- a CDS encoding 4'-phosphopantetheinyl transferase superfamily protein, with protein MNRVRCAVPLHVPRPAGPWRGVQENLARLGNALVYTTWSEWLPSVLTTPRLRELLGRDWHRYRRTPDAAVRYRFAAARLLIKYTAAAALATPPQYLEIAYRLGGRPYLRGFDQIELSLSHTGDLMAVGLSRTGRIGVDVEPADRPVRLDLLHSQILTPAEAREVAAMPEDGRTAHILRLWTLKEAYSKALGQGLRLGFNEFGFSPGGRLRAPDGSAASRGEWDFATHPVMDRYLLSVACHDAGLNTADDTSVHTMLDRGFLSAMQPPTPEER; from the coding sequence ATGAACCGGGTGAGATGTGCGGTGCCCCTCCATGTGCCGCGGCCGGCGGGACCCTGGCGCGGGGTGCAGGAGAACCTCGCGCGGCTGGGCAACGCACTGGTGTACACCACATGGAGCGAGTGGCTGCCCAGTGTCCTGACCACCCCCCGGCTGCGGGAACTGCTCGGCCGTGACTGGCACCGCTACCGGCGTACGCCCGACGCCGCCGTGCGCTACCGGTTCGCCGCCGCACGGCTGCTGATCAAGTACACGGCCGCCGCGGCGCTGGCCACCCCGCCGCAGTACCTGGAGATCGCCTACCGTCTCGGCGGGCGGCCCTACCTGCGCGGCTTCGACCAGATCGAACTGAGCCTCAGTCACACCGGGGACCTGATGGCGGTCGGCCTCAGCCGCACCGGCCGGATCGGCGTGGACGTCGAGCCCGCCGACCGCCCGGTGCGGCTGGACCTGCTCCACAGCCAGATCCTCACCCCCGCCGAGGCACGCGAGGTGGCCGCGATGCCCGAGGACGGGCGCACCGCCCACATCCTGCGGCTGTGGACCCTCAAGGAGGCCTACAGCAAGGCGCTCGGCCAGGGACTGCGCCTGGGCTTCAACGAGTTCGGCTTCAGCCCGGGCGGCAGGCTGCGCGCTCCCGACGGAAGCGCGGCCAGCCGCGGCGAGTGGGACTTCGCCACCCATCCGGTGATGGACCGCTATCTGCTGAGCGTGGCCTGTCACGACGCGGGCCTGAACACCGCCGACGACACCTCCGTGCACACCATGCTCGACCGCGGCTTCCTCTCCGCCATGCAGCCCCCGACCCCCGAGGAGCGCTGA
- a CDS encoding condensation domain-containing protein: MARPRRPRSGRDRVRGATAPSTRPARTALEVPRQQYDVVLDSLAHRRSGRHVEQLTWRWQGPLDTGRFAAAWQSVTARESVLRSALTRGPAPLLVVHDRARIEVVRHAAGGAAAARVLAEDRARGFDLRRPGPLRVTLLDAPGRGAPGRGPSGARMLLTFHHALLDTAGVFVLLEEFCRAYLAGGVLPGGERRPDLRDWARWLDEQDPAPARELWSRALPAGEPALLPLLPGPDTRQSGCGRAEVRLSAAEAGRLHRWAAARALPDSSALQAVWALLIHRAQRVPGGLPVGFGVTVSGRGIPLDGVERLVGPLRTTLPMIVTVDPEQPLGLLLAALRDRALDMAAYEWVALGQIQEWTGRAAAGEEAGGQLVQSLVAVAGGPRPPAGLRAALAAAGVRLELEHADGAHPAVPVALLAHHGADGSLHLTVAHDRARVCDRDARLLAAHCARLLRLLPATTGGARVGEVLSALGSDPPPLIAPPHPGRRTVRPRPRPTDSQGAVDRAPSQS; the protein is encoded by the coding sequence ATGGCCAGGCCCAGGCGCCCGCGCTCTGGACGCGACCGGGTCCGCGGCGCCACCGCCCCCTCCACCCGGCCCGCGCGCACCGCGCTGGAGGTGCCCCGGCAGCAGTACGACGTGGTGCTCGACTCCCTGGCCCACCGCCGCAGCGGCAGACACGTCGAGCAGCTGACATGGCGCTGGCAGGGGCCGCTGGACACCGGCCGGTTCGCCGCCGCCTGGCAGTCCGTCACCGCCCGCGAGAGCGTCCTGCGTTCGGCCCTCACCCGGGGCCCGGCCCCCCTCCTGGTGGTCCACGACCGGGCCCGTATCGAGGTCGTCCGCCATGCGGCGGGCGGCGCCGCCGCCGCCCGCGTGCTGGCCGAGGACCGGGCGCGCGGCTTCGACCTGCGCCGCCCCGGCCCGCTGCGCGTCACCCTCCTCGACGCACCCGGCCGCGGCGCACCCGGCCGCGGACCGTCCGGGGCGCGGATGCTGCTGACGTTCCATCACGCGCTGCTGGACACCGCCGGCGTCTTCGTGCTGCTGGAGGAGTTCTGCCGGGCCTACCTCGCCGGCGGGGTGCTGCCCGGCGGCGAACGCAGGCCCGACCTGCGGGACTGGGCACGCTGGCTCGACGAACAGGACCCCGCCCCGGCCCGCGAGCTGTGGAGCCGGGCCCTGCCGGCCGGCGAGCCCGCGCTCCTGCCGCTGCTGCCCGGCCCCGACACCCGCCAGAGCGGCTGCGGCCGCGCCGAGGTACGGCTGAGCGCCGCCGAGGCCGGGCGGCTGCACCGCTGGGCCGCCGCCCGGGCCCTGCCCGACTCCAGCGCCCTGCAGGCCGTCTGGGCGCTGCTGATCCACCGCGCCCAGCGGGTGCCGGGCGGCCTGCCGGTGGGCTTCGGCGTCACCGTCTCCGGGCGGGGCATCCCCCTGGACGGCGTCGAGCGGCTGGTGGGTCCGCTGCGCACCACCCTGCCGATGATCGTGACCGTCGACCCCGAACAGCCGCTGGGCCTGCTGCTGGCCGCCCTGCGGGACAGGGCCCTGGACATGGCGGCCTACGAATGGGTCGCCCTCGGGCAGATCCAGGAGTGGACCGGGCGCGCCGCGGCGGGCGAGGAGGCCGGCGGACAGCTGGTGCAGAGCCTGGTGGCCGTGGCCGGCGGCCCCCGCCCGCCGGCCGGGCTGCGGGCCGCGCTGGCCGCGGCCGGGGTGCGCCTGGAACTGGAGCACGCCGACGGCGCGCACCCCGCCGTGCCCGTCGCCCTCCTCGCCCACCACGGCGCGGACGGCTCCCTGCACCTGACCGTGGCCCACGACCGGGCCCGGGTCTGCGACCGCGACGCCCGCCTGCTGGCCGCGCACTGCGCCCGGCTGCTGCGCCTGCTGCCCGCCACCACGGGCGGCGCGAGGGTCGGCGAGGTGCTGTCCGCGCTCGGCTCCGACCCACCGCCCCTCATCGCGCCGCCGCACCCCGGCCGGCGCACCGTGCGGCCCCGGCCGCGCCCCACGGATTCCCAAGGCGCCGTCGACCGGGCCCCGAGCCAGTCTTGA